The following proteins are encoded in a genomic region of Hemibagrus wyckioides isolate EC202008001 linkage group LG29, SWU_Hwy_1.0, whole genome shotgun sequence:
- the LOC131349396 gene encoding CD209 antigen-like protein C has product MFHLCMEEAKRDGDEDMTVVIYTTTDDFDVYDPEAKDNITKTHQQIQHTVTGNNSAWKIYCIVTAVCLVLPCVLLLTATTVLWIKCDILKTENKQLQYNYTLFKEMENLKIERNEFLRLSKLGWIYFNSSIYYFSDEEETWNESRQDCRQREADLVIINSTEEQKFIAKQLDWRRAWIGLTDRETEGVWKWVDNTPLTTAYWDEGQPNNEHNQEDCAEIMGFPETKPWNDRKCSDYKLWVCEKCFCCE; this is encoded by the exons atgtttcatttatgcATGGAGGAGGCAAAGAGAGATGGCGATGAGGACATGACGGTAGTCATCTATACAACCACAGATGATTTTGATGTCTATGACCCAGAGGCCAAAGACAACATCACAAAGACTCACCAACAAATTCAACACACAG TTACCGGAAACAACTCTGCCTGGAAAATATATTGCATAGTGACTGCAGTTTGTTTGGTGCTGCCATGTGTTCTCCTGCTGACTGCCACCACAGTGCTGTGGATCAAATGTGACATCCTGAAGACAGAAAACAAGCAGCTACAATACAATTACACCCTGTTCAAAGAGATGGAAAATTTAAAGATCGAAAGAAATGAATTCCTGAGGCTTTCTAAACTGG GATGGATATATTTCAACTCCAGTATTTACTACTTCTCTGATGAAGAAGAGACCTGGAATGAAAGCAGACAAGactgcagacagagagaagcagacctggtgatcataaacagcacagaggaacag AAGTTTATTGCGAAACAGCTGGACTGGAGGCGGGCTTGGATTGGTCTGactgacagagaaacagaagggGTGTGGAAATGGGTGGATAATACACCACTGACCACTGC GTACTGGGATGAGGGGCAACCGAATAATGAACATAATCAAGAGGACTGTGCAGAGATTATGGGTTTTCCAGAAACAAAGCCATGGAACGACAGGAAATGCTCAGATTATAAATTATGGGTCTgtgagaaatgtttttgttgtgaaTAA